CTTTTGTCGGTAGTATCAAAGCCGGTAAAGACGCCGACTTCGTAATCTGGAACGGCAACCCCCTTTCGACCTATTCCATGGTCGAGCAAACTTGGATCGAAGGATGCAACTACTTCAGCCTTGCGCAAGACTCACTTATGCGCGCCGCCATCCTCGCCGAGAAGAGCGCTCTTACCCAAAAAGTTCTCAAGAGTGGTGGTGGTGAAAAAGACCGCGGCGACGGCGGTGGATTCAAGAAACCTGAACGAGAATGGCACTGCGAAGATGTCCACGATGTCTGGAGGAACGAATAATGAAAAAGCTCACAATTCTACTAGCGCTGTTTGTCTCCTCGATGGCATTGGCAAACTTCTACGTTCCCGGCAAGAAGCAAGATCACCCGATTCTCCTCAAAGGCGGCGACCTCTACACTGTCTCAGGCGGTGTATTGACACAAACCGACCTGCTTTTCGAAAATGGACGTATTACCCAAGTCGCCAAGAACATCCCCGCTCCGGCGAATACGGAAGTCATTGACGTTAGCGGCAAACGCGTTTACCCCGGCCTGATTGATGCCGCCTCAACACTCGGCCTCGCCGAAATTGATCAAGCCCGTGCTACACTAGACAAGAACGAGGTTGGCAACATAACACCTGAGGTTCAGAGCCACATTGCGTATAACCCCGATTCCGAACTAACTCCTACAGTTCGCTCCAACGGTATTCTAACCGCGCTCATCGCTCCCGAAGGCGGCACCATTAGCGGTCGCTCGTCGCTGATTAATCTCGATGGTTGGACCAAAGAAGACGCTATGGAGAGGATGAATGTCGGCCTTCACGTCAACTGGCCCAGTGCCGCGATCATCACGGCTTGGTGGTATGACAAAAGCGCAGAAGATCAGAAAAAGGACATGGTGGAAAACCGTCTCAAGCTCCGCGATGCCTTCGAGAGCGCCCGAGCCTACGCCAAAGCAAAGAAAGCCGGCACGTTGACACAGACCGATTTGCGTTGGGAAGCCATGGCTCCGGTCTTTGACAAACAGCTAACTGTCTTCATCAATGCCAACGATATGCGCCAGATTCAGGAAGCCGTCAAGTTTGCACTGGAGCAGGATATCCGTATCGTTATTGTTGGCGGCGCCGAGGCATATCGCATTGCGCCGCTGCTCAAACAACACAATATCCCCGTCATTCTTGGCCGCACTCAGGCTCAGCCTACGCGCGAGGATGACGACTACGATCTCGCATTCAAACTTCCGAGACTTCTCAAGGAAGCCGGCGTCCGCTTCTGCCTGTCACACAACTATTCAACCTGGGCGAGCCGCTCGCTGCCGTTCCAGGCAGCACAAGCAGTTGCATTCGGACTCGACCGCGAAACTGCACTGCGTTCGCTCACTCTGTCGTCAGCGGAAATTCTTGGCGTCGAGAAGGACCTTGGCTCGCTTGAGGTCGGCAAGAAGGCCACGATTGTCGTCTCTGATGGCGACATCTTCGACCCGATCACGCAGAATGTTGTCCACGCCTTCATCGGCGGCCGCAAAGTCGACTTGAACAACAAACACAAACAGCTCCACGAAAAGTATCGCGCCAAGGCCTACCCGGAACAATAGTTTCGCTCACCAAATGAGAATGCAGGTCTCACTCCGAGACCTGCATTCAACTTCCCGCTCTTGAATGTGGTGCGATTACCCTCTCCCCTCTGAAGTGATACTAAGACCACTACAATATCGCCTGCATCAGCAATGTCAATTCCCCTCTTGAGAGGGGTGGCTCGCCCGGGAACGGGGGGGGGGTGCCACCGGTGCGTAATCACTTCTGCGACGAGCTCGCCTGATTTCATTATCGAGACCCGCCGCGTTGCAAACCGTATCGCTCTATCCAATCACTAATCGCAGCTATCACTCCGGTCATGTTTTCGCGCACGTCACTATCAAGAAATCGTACGACATGTACGCCCAAAGATTCCAACTCTGCTTGTCGCTCTCGATCCGCTGATTCTGCTTCAACACCACTGTGCGTGACTCCGTCAATCTCAATCGCGAGCAGCAACTTAGGACAGTAGAAATCGACAATGTGTTTGCCCAGCGGTTTCTGGCGATGAAAGTCGTACCCCTTCATTTGACGGCCCTTCAACTGTAACCACAGCAGCGCTTCGGCCAAGTTTCCGGCACTTCGTAAGCGTCTCGCTCTTGCCTTGAGATGAGGATTGTATGGTATAAACTTGTTTCGCACTGTCAACCGTCGGCGGTTTGCGTTCAACACACCCCGTCTCGAGCCCGTTTTCTAACAACAGGAGTTCAGGAATCTTCGTCTGAAATCGTGCATAGTGTCACTACCTGTACCCAGCACGGGCTCGATCCACCCCTCTCAAGAGGGGAATTTTAACTCTACGTTTTGAACCATAGTGAATCTGTGATTTATCCGTCAATCCCTTTTTGCGTGTTTAGCTGATTCGTGATATCTTATTCTTTGAAGTCGACCGCGCGACTGCACTCCCCCATCGAGACGGTGTGTTTTCGCCGTTACCCGCAGCAATCGTCCTGGAGTGTATACAAAATCGGCACCAATGGCCCAGTTGATTCCCCTCTTGTCGAAGATCCCGCTTGCGGGAATAGGGGTGGCTCGAACGACTGATCCGCCGCGGCGGAGAAGGCGGTCGAGACGGGGTGTGTCCCCCCTACCCGTAACTCTCCGACTCCGAAGGATACTTGCCCCCGCGCACCTCAGCCACAAACTTCGCCGCCGCTCCCTGAATCAATTCCCCTTGTTTCATATATTGCCGGACAAACTTCGGCACAAAATCATCATTCATTCCCAGAATATCATTGACTACCATGATCTGTCCGTCGCAGTTGATCCCCGCACCGATACCGATCGTCGGAATCGTCAACGTCTTGCTGATCTCCTGCGCGATGTCGCTCTTCATCGCTTCGAGCACAATACTGAAACACCCCGCTTCTTCGAGCGCCTGCGCCGATTCGAGCAGGTAGTTCTTCCCGGCATCGGTCTTCCCTTGCACCTTGTAGCCGCCGAATTTGTTGATCGACTGCGGCGTCAATCCGATATGTCCAAACACCGGAATTCCGCACTCGGTAATCTTCTTGATCCGCACCGCCATCTCAATTCCGCCCTCGAGCTTCACACCGCCTGCACCAGCCTCAGATAGAAACCTGCAAGCATTGGCGACAGCATCAGCGTCCGAACTTTGGTAGGCGCCGAACGGCATATCCCCGATCACCAGAGCGTGCTGTGCGCCGCGTGCCACGGCATCGGTGTGACGCAACATCATATCCATCGTCGCCGACAAGGTATCGCTTTTCCCGTATAGCACCATATTGACCGAGTCGCCAACCAGTAGCCCATCGACACCGGCATGGTCAAGCGCACGTGCGGTATAATAGTCATAAGACGTTAGCCAGACGATCTTCTCGCCCTTCTTCTTCATGGCGCCAAACGATGTGGCTGTAATTTTTGAACGAACACTTGTCATTTAGATTCCTAACGATTGGTCCCCGCGGGTGAAATAACGCGTGCCTTGCCGCATCTCCGCGATCTGGTTGAAAATCTCTTCGAGATGATGTGAATTCTCCACGAAATCCAATTGATCAGTCTTGATCACCAATAGCGGTGTCCGATTGTAGTGGAAAAAATGATAGTTGTAAGCCTCGCTCACCTGTGTCAGATATTCCAAATCAAAGTTGCGTTCGTAAGTAATGTTGCGCCGCTTGATCCGCTGAATCAGCACCTCAATCGATGCCGTCAAGAACACCACCAGATCAGGTTTCGGAAGCGTTTTCTTCAAGAGGTCCGCAACCTGCTTGTATAGCGCAAGTTCTTCTTCCGTCAGATTCACCGAAGCAAACATCAGATCTTTCTCGAAAGTATAGTCCGCGACTATTCGCTTTTTGAACAAATCAAACTCGACCAACTCCCGCTGCTGCTGATATCGCGACAGCAGGAAATAGAATTGCGTCTGCAGCGCATAACGTTTGCGATCCTTGTAGAAATCCTTCAAAAACGGATTCTCCGTCGCTTCTTCCAGCACAAGATGCCCGCCGATTCGATCAGCGAGTATCTTGCAGAACGTGGTCTTGCCGACACCGATCGGTCCATCTACGGCTACATAGTGCAGGTGCGAAAAACGATCATCCATGATACAGTTCCACCAACTGGGTTTTGTCGGTTATGGCTTTGAGACACTCGCGATAGGGCTTGTGATCGACAATACAGAATGCATCCGGCGCTACGTCCAGAAGCGGCACCAAGACAAATCGCCGTTGACAAATCGACGGATGCGGCAACCGCAGATTCTCCGACTTGCTTGTCTGAAGGTGATACGTGAGAATGTCGATATCAATCACTCGTGGACCCTTCGGAATTTTCTTCATTGTATTAAGTCTTGTCTCAACCGCACGGGTTTTTTCCAACAATTCCTCGGCGGTGAGCAGAGTTCGAATCTCGACGACATTATTCAGAAACTCCGGCTGATCGGTCAAATCTACCGGCGACGTCGAGTAGAGCGCCGAGCGGCCAAGCAGTTCGATTGCGCCATCCTGCGTCAGCGAAGCCAGTGCTTCATCGATGTTTGCCGCGCGGTCTCCCAAATTCGAGCCGCAGGAAAGAAATATCGAAATGCTCAGCCTCGCGTTCTTTCCAATTCGACTTCGATGTGATCCAGATTTCCCGGAATCGGCGGAATCATCTTCCTCACGCGCACGACTACTTGTTCGATACGCGCATCGGTCAAGATCTGTTGCGCGATATCCTCGGCGATAGCCTCAATCAGCGAATATCGCTTGTTGTTCATGATATCTTCGACCGCCTGATATACAGCCGCATAGTTGACAGTATCAGAGAGTCTGTCGCTTTTGCCCGGTACCGTCAAATCCAAGAACAGCTCGCAGTCGACTTCGTAGCGCCGGCCCGTTTCCTTCTCGGCAGCGCTGACGCCGTGATAGCCGTAGAATATCATGTTCTGAAGTCGAATTACATCATTCATGGCGAATCCTCTTGATCTGCGAACGGATCGGTTGATAATGCCTGACAATCGCGTCCATCGACTTGCCAAGCGTACTGCTGTCGACATTCGCGCTGATGCGAATCCAGCCCTCGCCCTGCTCGCCAAACGCCGACCCTGGCGCAACCATGATCCCGCGCAAACGCAATAGCGAACGCGC
This genomic interval from bacterium contains the following:
- a CDS encoding amidohydrolase family protein, translating into MKKLTILLALFVSSMALANFYVPGKKQDHPILLKGGDLYTVSGGVLTQTDLLFENGRITQVAKNIPAPANTEVIDVSGKRVYPGLIDAASTLGLAEIDQARATLDKNEVGNITPEVQSHIAYNPDSELTPTVRSNGILTALIAPEGGTISGRSSLINLDGWTKEDAMERMNVGLHVNWPSAAIITAWWYDKSAEDQKKDMVENRLKLRDAFESARAYAKAKKAGTLTQTDLRWEAMAPVFDKQLTVFINANDMRQIQEAVKFALEQDIRIVIVGGAEAYRIAPLLKQHNIPVILGRTQAQPTREDDDYDLAFKLPRLLKEAGVRFCLSHNYSTWASRSLPFQAAQAVAFGLDRETALRSLTLSSAEILGVEKDLGSLEVGKKATIVVSDGDIFDPITQNVVHAFIGGRKVDLNNKHKQLHEKYRAKAYPEQ
- a CDS encoding DUF559 domain-containing protein; the encoded protein is MRNKFIPYNPHLKARARRLRSAGNLAEALLWLQLKGRQMKGYDFHRQKPLGKHIVDFYCPKLLLAIEIDGVTHSGVEAESADRERQAELESLGVHVVRFLDSDVRENMTGVIAAISDWIERYGLQRGGSR
- the panB gene encoding 3-methyl-2-oxobutanoate hydroxymethyltransferase, producing the protein MTSVRSKITATSFGAMKKKGEKIVWLTSYDYYTARALDHAGVDGLLVGDSVNMVLYGKSDTLSATMDMMLRHTDAVARGAQHALVIGDMPFGAYQSSDADAVANACRFLSEAGAGGVKLEGGIEMAVRIKKITECGIPVFGHIGLTPQSINKFGGYKVQGKTDAGKNYLLESAQALEEAGCFSIVLEAMKSDIAQEISKTLTIPTIGIGAGINCDGQIMVVNDILGMNDDFVPKFVRQYMKQGELIQGAAAKFVAEVRGGKYPSESESYG
- a CDS encoding deoxynucleoside kinase; translation: MDDRFSHLHYVAVDGPIGVGKTTFCKILADRIGGHLVLEEATENPFLKDFYKDRKRYALQTQFYFLLSRYQQQRELVEFDLFKKRIVADYTFEKDLMFASVNLTEEELALYKQVADLLKKTLPKPDLVVFLTASIEVLIQRIKRRNITYERNFDLEYLTQVSEAYNYHFFHYNRTPLLVIKTDQLDFVENSHHLEEIFNQIAEMRQGTRYFTRGDQSLGI
- the folK gene encoding 2-amino-4-hydroxy-6-hydroxymethyldihydropteridine diphosphokinase, producing MGDRAANIDEALASLTQDGAIELLGRSALYSTSPVDLTDQPEFLNNVVEIRTLLTAEELLEKTRAVETRLNTMKKIPKGPRVIDIDILTYHLQTSKSENLRLPHPSICQRRFVLVPLLDVAPDAFCIVDHKPYRECLKAITDKTQLVELYHG
- the folB gene encoding dihydroneopterin aldolase; amino-acid sequence: MNDVIRLQNMIFYGYHGVSAAEKETGRRYEVDCELFLDLTVPGKSDRLSDTVNYAAVYQAVEDIMNNKRYSLIEAIAEDIAQQILTDARIEQVVVRVRKMIPPIPGNLDHIEVELERTRG